The Desulfobacterales bacterium genome contains a region encoding:
- a CDS encoding MipA/OmpV family protein yields MKHQRMIMRFLAGLTTFLMVAAVASVASAADISIGAGAGVAPDYEGSDDYDFVPIPFAEVAFDNGMFATIQGLNAKANLIPSQIWRLGPMYNYRPSRSSVDSNAVDRLSNVSDANEIGGFGGFDYNNWFVFVEYLADIGDAHEGWLGTLRGGYNWKASNSWTLSFGLSTTYADDDYMSTYFGVDSADSARSGLSQYDADSGIKDVGFDLGILCQFNENWGGRLLGSYNLLVGDADESSPVTDEGSQHQFFLGVLVVYTF; encoded by the coding sequence ATGAAACATCAACGTATGATCATGAGGTTTTTGGCCGGGCTAACCACATTTTTGATGGTGGCTGCTGTGGCATCTGTTGCTTCGGCAGCAGATATCTCCATCGGCGCCGGTGCCGGTGTGGCACCGGACTATGAAGGCTCGGACGACTACGATTTTGTACCGATCCCCTTTGCCGAGGTTGCCTTCGACAATGGCATGTTTGCGACCATACAAGGCCTAAATGCTAAAGCCAATCTGATTCCCAGCCAGATCTGGCGCTTGGGTCCCATGTACAATTATCGCCCCTCACGCAGCAGTGTGGACAGCAATGCCGTAGACCGTTTGTCAAACGTCAGCGATGCCAATGAAATCGGTGGCTTTGGGGGATTTGATTACAACAACTGGTTTGTTTTCGTTGAGTATCTAGCGGACATCGGTGATGCCCACGAAGGATGGCTGGGCACCCTGCGCGGCGGTTACAACTGGAAGGCCAGCAATAGCTGGACCTTATCGTTCGGGCTTTCCACCACCTATGCCGACGATGATTACATGAGCACCTACTTCGGGGTTGACTCTGCCGATTCGGCGCGTAGCGGACTGAGCCAGTATGATGCGGATTCAGGGATTAAAGATGTCGGCTTTGATTTGGGCATTTTGTGCCAGTTTAATGAAAACTGGGGTGGGCGGTTGCTCGGAAGCTATAACCTGCTGGTCGGCGATGCCGATGAAAGCAGCCCGGTAACCGACGAAGGCTCACAGCATCAGTTTTTTTTAGGGGTCTTAGTGGTTTACACATTTTAA
- a CDS encoding TolC family protein encodes MLLKLLFKIVLPAKNAATAQLTLCGALAALLWLNGCTMVGPDFVKPEAPVQSNWIESRHPELKTEPADYREWWTVFHDPVLNRLVESAYEQNLTLQIAGLRIFQTRAQLGVLIGNIYPQTQQGRGGADYNQISENAPNTLNSDDSFWQYNAGFDVAWELDIWGKFRRAIESGVASLDASVADYDDFLVTLTSEVARVYVLLRTSEERLEIARQNVAIQQRSLEIAEIRFQAGAVTELDVSQAKSLLRNTEASIPRFEADIRQFKNALAILLGKLPGEIDYMLSGAKRIPRAPEQVVADIPANLLRRRPDIQFAEYQIATQTPLIGVSRADLFPAFELFGSFGVLTSSSRNTQSGGQSGSGFSDMFESDSFEFFGGPAFRWNLFNYGRITNRVRIEDAILQQLIVNYEDTVIRAHQEVEDSLVGFLRKQEEAAFLLGSVQASQRSVDLSLLQYKEGLVDYQRVLDTQRFLTDQQDVWTTTRGDVILNLIGMYKAMGGGWQIREGQLFVSKNNMDQMQQRTNWGDLLEPEAVVTTVSAKERQQWRWPDW; translated from the coding sequence ATGTTATTGAAGTTGTTGTTTAAAATAGTTTTACCAGCTAAAAATGCGGCGACTGCACAACTGACCCTATGCGGTGCGCTGGCCGCCTTGCTGTGGCTGAACGGCTGCACCATGGTGGGGCCGGATTTTGTCAAACCCGAAGCGCCGGTGCAGTCCAATTGGATCGAATCGCGCCATCCCGAGCTAAAAACCGAACCTGCCGACTACAGGGAATGGTGGACGGTATTCCATGACCCCGTCCTCAATCGCTTGGTCGAGAGCGCCTACGAACAAAATCTGACCTTGCAGATTGCCGGTCTGCGCATATTTCAGACTCGGGCCCAACTGGGCGTCTTGATCGGCAATATCTATCCCCAAACGCAGCAGGGCCGAGGCGGAGCCGACTATAATCAAATTAGCGAAAATGCCCCCAATACGCTAAACAGCGATGATAGCTTCTGGCAGTACAATGCCGGTTTCGATGTGGCCTGGGAGCTGGATATCTGGGGAAAATTCCGACGCGCGATCGAATCCGGGGTGGCCAGTTTGGATGCATCCGTTGCGGATTATGATGATTTTCTGGTGACCTTAACTTCCGAGGTGGCCCGTGTATATGTTTTGCTGCGTACCTCTGAAGAACGACTGGAAATTGCCAGACAGAATGTGGCCATCCAGCAGCGCTCCCTGGAAATTGCCGAGATCCGCTTTCAAGCCGGTGCGGTTACCGAACTGGACGTGAGTCAGGCCAAATCACTATTGAGAAATACCGAGGCCTCTATTCCGCGATTTGAAGCCGATATTCGCCAGTTTAAAAACGCGCTGGCCATCTTGCTGGGTAAGCTTCCGGGAGAAATTGATTATATGCTCAGTGGTGCCAAGCGGATCCCCAGGGCACCCGAGCAGGTGGTGGCCGACATCCCGGCGAATTTGTTGCGCCGGCGACCTGACATTCAATTTGCTGAGTATCAAATCGCCACCCAGACCCCATTGATCGGCGTATCCAGAGCCGATCTGTTTCCGGCTTTTGAGCTGTTCGGCTCCTTTGGAGTGCTGACCAGCAGCTCCCGCAATACCCAATCCGGCGGTCAAAGCGGCAGTGGTTTTAGTGACATGTTTGAATCCGATAGCTTTGAATTCTTCGGTGGCCCGGCATTTCGTTGGAACCTCTTTAATTACGGCCGCATTACAAACCGCGTGCGGATTGAAGATGCCATTTTACAGCAGCTGATCGTCAACTATGAAGACACGGTCATCAGAGCCCATCAGGAAGTGGAAGATTCCCTGGTGGGTTTTTTGCGCAAACAGGAGGAAGCTGCCTTTTTGCTGGGCAGTGTCCAGGCTTCCCAGCGGTCGGTGGATCTCTCATTGCTGCAGTACAAAGAGGGGCTGGTCGATTACCAGCGCGTGCTGGACACCCAGCGCTTTTTGACAGACCAGCAGGATGTCTGGACCACCACCCGTGGTGATGTCATCTTGAACCTGATTGGCATGTATAAAGCCATGGGCGGCGGCTGGCAGATCCGTGAAGGTCAGCTGTTTGTTTCCAAGAATAATATGGATCAAATGCAGCAGCGCACCAACTGGGGCGATTTGCTTGAACCCGAAGCCGTGGTCACAACGGTCTCAGCAAAAGAGCGCCAGCAATGGCGCTGGCCTGATTGGTAG
- a CDS encoding PqiC family protein, whose amino-acid sequence MHRKNFRLATAALLALALVISGCLGGPSPTPATRFYVLNSFHSEENPNPPEPIAVFGDEVTSPGLGVGPIKLSQVLDRPQIILRTSHNEIQVADLDRWAAPLNELITNVLVDNFSALLSTGSILKFPWKTTLPIDYQIILEITRFDGMPGGNVDLRARWGILGNNGQDVYSNSKTVLTEPIGSDTIADMVSALSRLIGKLSFEIATEIKRLEETGARQ is encoded by the coding sequence ATGCATCGTAAAAATTTTAGACTTGCTACTGCAGCCTTACTTGCTCTCGCATTGGTTATCAGCGGCTGCCTGGGTGGTCCCAGTCCAACGCCCGCCACTCGCTTTTATGTTCTCAATTCCTTCCACAGCGAGGAAAACCCAAATCCTCCGGAGCCGATTGCGGTTTTTGGAGATGAGGTTACCAGCCCCGGCCTCGGTGTCGGCCCCATAAAGCTGTCACAGGTGTTGGATCGCCCCCAGATCATCCTGCGCACAAGCCACAATGAAATCCAGGTAGCCGATTTGGATCGCTGGGCAGCACCGCTAAATGAATTAATAACCAATGTTCTGGTGGACAATTTTTCGGCCTTGCTTTCCACCGGATCGATTCTTAAATTTCCCTGGAAGACCACCCTTCCGATTGACTATCAAATCATCTTGGAAATCACACGCTTTGATGGTATGCCGGGAGGTAATGTTGATCTTAGGGCTCGCTGGGGTATTTTAGGCAATAATGGACAAGATGTGTATTCGAATAGTAAAACCGTCTTAACTGAACCCATCGGTAGTGACACTATCGCTGATATGGTTTCCGCCCTGAGCCGCCTGATCGGCAAACTTAGTTTTGAAATTGCTACAGAAATCAAAAGGCTTGAAGAAACTGGGGCGCGGCAATAA
- a CDS encoding ABC transporter permease: MTEKKSEICELSFDKPAENTLLVKLNGNWTIDQQLPSAKDVGQQVKSDPAIKQIAFDTAALSDWDSGLLSFLTKIITESSAKNITVDQGGLSEGIQKLLKLAFAVPEREGARKEAVREPILQRIGESAVAVGQEAIDTLTFIGDTFVSFLKFLVGKARFQRSDLMLTIQQAGAEALPIVTLISVLVGLILAFIGAVQLALFGAQIFVADLVAIAMTRVMGAVMVGVIMAGRTGAAFAAQIGTMQVNEEIDALQTLGISPMEFLVIPRMLALILMMPLLCVYADLMGILGGFIVGVGMLDITVRQYINQTINAMNLYHFFIGIFHAFVFGILIALAGCLRGIQCGRSAAAVGDATTSAVVTSIVAIVVATAIITVGCNIIGI, translated from the coding sequence GTGACTGAAAAGAAGAGCGAAATCTGCGAGCTGAGTTTTGATAAGCCGGCGGAGAATACGTTGCTGGTGAAGCTGAACGGCAACTGGACCATCGATCAACAACTGCCGTCAGCAAAAGATGTAGGCCAGCAGGTTAAATCGGATCCGGCGATCAAACAAATTGCATTTGATACCGCAGCGCTCTCGGACTGGGACAGTGGGTTGCTGTCTTTTCTCACCAAAATCATCACTGAAAGTTCAGCTAAAAACATCACTGTAGACCAGGGAGGCCTTTCTGAAGGCATCCAAAAATTGCTTAAACTGGCCTTTGCGGTACCAGAAAGGGAGGGCGCACGCAAAGAAGCAGTACGTGAGCCAATATTGCAAAGAATTGGCGAATCCGCCGTTGCAGTCGGCCAGGAGGCTATCGATACGCTTACCTTTATTGGCGACACCTTTGTGTCCTTTTTAAAGTTTTTAGTCGGCAAAGCCCGCTTTCAGCGTTCGGATCTGATGCTGACAATTCAACAAGCAGGCGCAGAGGCATTGCCCATTGTTACCCTGATCAGTGTTCTGGTGGGTCTGATCCTGGCGTTTATTGGGGCCGTTCAACTGGCGTTGTTCGGCGCCCAGATTTTCGTGGCCGACCTGGTGGCTATCGCCATGACGCGTGTCATGGGTGCGGTCATGGTGGGGGTCATTATGGCCGGGCGCACCGGAGCGGCCTTTGCAGCCCAGATCGGGACCATGCAGGTCAATGAAGAAATCGATGCCCTCCAGACCCTGGGGATCTCTCCTATGGAATTTCTGGTCATACCCCGTATGCTGGCGTTGATTCTGATGATGCCGCTTTTATGTGTGTATGCGGACTTGATGGGCATCCTGGGCGGATTTATTGTCGGGGTCGGCATGCTTGACATCACTGTCAGACAATACATCAACCAAACTATCAACGCCATGAATCTATACCATTTTTTCATCGGTATTTTTCATGCGTTCGTTTTTGGAATCCTGATTGCGCTGGCCGGATGCCTGCGGGGGATTCAGTGCGGTCGCAGTGCTGCGGCTGTTGGAGATGCCACCACATCGGCGGTGGTCACCAGTATAGTGGCCATCGTTGTGGCCACCGCGATTATAACCGTGGGGTGTAATATTATAGGCATATAG
- a CDS encoding MipA/OmpV family protein produces the protein MKIRKFFLGLLGALLALFLVIPAAQAADFSIGGGIGIAPDYEGSEDYEFVPIPAGSARFDNGMYVELLGLNLRANLIPSDFWRLGPVYNYRAQRSDVENNQVDDFKTVSDANELGLFGGIEWQNWYVFLEWLADIGDAHDGSYGTLKGGYNWIINSEWALTIGGFATYASDDYMSTYFGVDVRDSNRSGLDTYDADGGMKDVGIDLGVNWGFAQNWDLRGLLQIKQLVGDADDDSPVVDEGSETQLFTGVLVIYNF, from the coding sequence ATGAAAATTCGGAAATTTTTTTTGGGATTGCTGGGTGCGCTGCTGGCGCTGTTTCTGGTGATCCCCGCAGCCCAGGCTGCTGATTTTTCCATCGGTGGTGGTATCGGTATCGCACCCGATTACGAGGGCTCGGAAGATTATGAATTTGTGCCAATCCCGGCCGGTTCAGCCCGATTTGACAACGGCATGTATGTTGAATTGCTGGGCTTGAATTTAAGGGCCAATCTGATTCCCAGCGATTTCTGGCGTCTGGGGCCGGTTTACAACTACCGTGCACAGCGATCCGATGTCGAAAACAACCAGGTGGACGATTTCAAAACGGTTAGCGATGCCAATGAACTGGGGTTGTTTGGTGGTATCGAGTGGCAGAACTGGTATGTGTTTTTAGAGTGGTTGGCCGATATTGGCGATGCCCATGATGGGTCTTACGGCACCCTCAAAGGTGGTTACAACTGGATCATCAACAGCGAATGGGCGCTGACCATCGGCGGTTTTGCCACTTATGCCAGCGATGATTACATGAGCACCTATTTTGGTGTTGATGTGCGCGATTCGAATCGTAGCGGGCTGGATACCTACGACGCCGATGGGGGCATGAAAGATGTGGGTATCGATTTGGGCGTCAACTGGGGTTTTGCCCAGAACTGGGACCTGCGCGGTCTGCTTCAAATCAAGCAACTGGTGGGTGATGCCGATGACGACAGCCCGGTGGTGGATGAAGGCTCTGAAACCCAATTGTTTACCGGTGTTCTGGTCATCTATAATTTTTAG
- a CDS encoding PP2C family protein-serine/threonine phosphatase, with amino-acid sequence MKLDDLLRDQIEHLDLQNPDNGPLIKQVLEYWASLKDTGINNQLLQELVLKYSASEKKLKQLNQELLDNQKRLDADLAAAAEIQKSLLPHRIDSTANLSIAWKFEPCEHTGGDIFNMIQLDNDHWALYMLDVSGHGVQAAMITVSVAQFLQPNSGHLLNPEHGHSAASVHIQTPAEVLTALDDEFPFERFNNFFTITYMIINSETGDLTYSNAGHPHSILMRRDGHLELLQKGGPAIGMGEFHLLSGQAERFEEGHQQLRPGDRLFVYTDGIIEYQHPDGEFFGTEHFCETLLALRDQSINRMIEQSIQSLLNFGNHTKPQDDITLLGLEFK; translated from the coding sequence ATGAAATTGGACGATCTGTTAAGAGATCAAATCGAGCATTTAGATCTGCAGAATCCTGACAATGGGCCTTTGATCAAACAGGTACTGGAATACTGGGCATCTCTAAAAGACACAGGAATCAACAATCAACTCCTGCAGGAGCTGGTTTTAAAATATTCGGCCTCTGAAAAAAAGCTCAAGCAGCTGAATCAGGAGCTGTTAGACAATCAGAAGCGACTGGATGCCGACCTTGCGGCTGCAGCTGAGATTCAGAAAAGCCTTTTGCCCCACCGAATCGATTCAACCGCAAACCTTTCGATTGCCTGGAAATTTGAGCCCTGCGAGCACACCGGCGGCGATATATTTAATATGATTCAGCTGGACAATGACCACTGGGCGCTGTACATGCTCGATGTCAGCGGTCACGGTGTTCAGGCAGCGATGATCACCGTTTCGGTTGCGCAGTTTCTGCAGCCCAACTCCGGGCATCTGCTAAATCCCGAGCATGGACATTCAGCAGCCAGCGTTCACATCCAAACTCCGGCTGAAGTCCTGACGGCCCTTGATGACGAGTTTCCATTCGAGCGCTTTAATAATTTTTTTACGATTACCTATATGATTATCAACTCCGAAACCGGAGATTTGACCTATAGCAATGCCGGGCATCCGCACTCGATTTTGATGCGCCGGGATGGACATCTTGAACTATTGCAAAAGGGCGGCCCGGCCATCGGCATGGGAGAGTTTCACCTGTTAAGCGGTCAAGCCGAAAGATTTGAGGAGGGACACCAGCAGCTTCGGCCCGGTGATCGGCTTTTTGTCTATACTGACGGCATCATCGAATATCAGCATCCGGATGGTGAATTTTTCGGCACCGAGCATTTCTGTGAAACACTGCTAGCCTTGCGGGATCAATCGATCAATAGAATGATCGAACAATCCATTCAATCATTATTGAATTTCGGCAACCACACCAAACCGCAGGATGATATTACCCTGCTCGGGCTGGAGTTCAAATAG
- a CDS encoding STAS domain-containing protein: MSLKVNSGETRPGVFTISPIGSLDGNTYKILESTVDAALKEMPDVIIFDLEFLEYINSMGVRVLLKTKKELEKNNGKIMFAHLQPQIRKVFDILNALPTLKVFASVEELDQYLDTMQKAAR, from the coding sequence ATGTCGCTTAAAGTCAATTCAGGCGAGACCCGGCCCGGTGTTTTCACCATATCTCCAATTGGATCCCTCGATGGCAATACGTATAAAATTTTAGAAAGCACCGTCGATGCGGCCTTAAAAGAAATGCCGGATGTCATTATTTTCGATCTGGAATTTTTGGAATACATTAACAGCATGGGTGTGCGGGTCTTACTGAAGACCAAAAAAGAGCTTGAAAAGAACAACGGCAAGATCATGTTTGCCCATTTACAACCTCAGATCAGAAAGGTTTTTGATATCTTAAACGCCTTGCCGACGTTGAAGGTGTTTGCCAGTGTTGAGGAATTGGATCAGTATCTGGATACCATGCAAAAGGCAGCACGCTAG
- a CDS encoding ABC transporter substrate-binding protein — protein sequence MKRKLIAPTIILLAVLLILPVQALAGGAKDTVEAQINKMLTKMKTPEFKALDRGGQIKEISTVIDEVFDWQELSRRTLGREWRKFTPEQQTEFVSLFQALLQDIYADRILAYTSEKIEFGKETQLKKGRVEVESYIITTDNKKVPLFYRLTDKSGQWRVYDVVIEGISMVKNYRGQFRQILSKKKPEDLLQTLRDKTK from the coding sequence ATGAAAAGGAAACTTATCGCGCCGACGATTATATTACTGGCGGTTTTGCTAATCCTGCCGGTGCAAGCCCTGGCCGGTGGTGCCAAAGACACGGTTGAAGCGCAGATCAACAAGATGCTAACCAAAATGAAAACCCCGGAATTTAAAGCTCTGGATCGGGGTGGCCAGATAAAAGAGATCAGCACCGTCATCGATGAGGTGTTTGATTGGCAGGAGCTGTCACGCCGCACCCTGGGGCGGGAATGGCGAAAATTCACTCCCGAGCAGCAAACGGAATTTGTGAGTCTTTTTCAAGCGCTTCTGCAAGACATCTATGCCGACCGTATTCTGGCGTATACCAGCGAAAAAATCGAATTCGGCAAAGAGACCCAGCTGAAGAAGGGCCGGGTGGAGGTTGAAAGCTATATTATTACGACGGACAACAAAAAGGTGCCTTTATTTTACCGCCTAACCGATAAAAGCGGCCAATGGCGGGTTTACGATGTGGTCATCGAAGGCATCAGCATGGTCAAAAACTATCGCGGGCAGTTCCGGCAGATCCTGTCGAAAAAGAAGCCGGAAGATTTACTGCAGACGCTGCGAGATAAAACCAAATAA
- a CDS encoding MBL fold metallo-hydrolase, with the protein MLQHEKDSIDLERSVEIAEGVFWVGYYDEPAGLHCNPYLIVDHDEALVIDGGSRPDFATVMMKILQTGIAPGQISGLLYQHYDPDLCGSIPNFEDIIKRDDLKIISDSANLMFIRHYAVSNRLLPISQIHHQYAFSSGRTLQFIKTPYSHSGGSFVTFDPQSKILFSSDLFGSLGLEWELFLQLRPECMDCVNLSNCPAKRTVCPIKDILNFHKTVMPSAKALKYALEQLLEVPFRMIAPQHGSIIRDREVMRYVFEQLIDLKDVGIDGLVDDDYAFDFDKLRDRLT; encoded by the coding sequence ATGTTACAGCATGAAAAAGATAGCATCGACCTCGAACGATCAGTGGAAATCGCAGAAGGTGTTTTCTGGGTTGGTTATTACGATGAGCCCGCGGGTTTGCATTGCAATCCCTATTTGATCGTCGATCATGATGAGGCTTTAGTAATTGACGGCGGCAGTCGCCCGGACTTTGCTACGGTGATGATGAAAATTTTGCAAACCGGCATTGCGCCCGGCCAAATCTCAGGCCTCCTCTACCAGCATTACGATCCGGATTTGTGCGGCAGTATTCCCAATTTTGAGGACATCATCAAACGCGATGATCTCAAAATTATATCCGATTCGGCCAATCTGATGTTTATTCGCCATTACGCAGTATCGAACCGTCTGCTGCCGATCAGTCAGATTCATCACCAATATGCCTTTTCATCCGGTCGAACCCTGCAGTTTATCAAGACGCCCTATTCACATTCCGGCGGCAGCTTTGTCACCTTCGACCCCCAAAGCAAAATCCTATTCAGCAGCGACCTGTTTGGCAGTTTGGGACTTGAGTGGGAGCTGTTTTTACAATTGCGACCGGAGTGTATGGACTGTGTAAATCTTTCAAATTGCCCCGCAAAAAGGACCGTCTGCCCGATTAAGGATATTCTCAATTTTCATAAAACCGTAATGCCATCTGCCAAAGCGTTGAAATATGCCCTTGAACAACTTTTAGAGGTGCCTTTCAGGATGATTGCGCCCCAGCATGGCAGTATTATCCGTGATCGGGAGGTAATGCGCTATGTGTTTGAGCAGTTGATAGATTTAAAAGATGTCGGTATAGACGGTTTGGTTGATGACGATTATGCTTTTGATTTTGACAAATTGAGGGATCGGTTGACATAA
- a CDS encoding MlaD family protein — protein MSKPANKTLIGAFVVGAIALIASAIVLFGSGRFFRDISINVAFFEGSVKGLNVGSPVTFRGVQVGQVTEIIAGFDPIGLEVYIPVIFEIDDRKFLYLGESEAGFESYDEEAFAKALIERGFRAQLQLQSLVTGQLSINLDFLPNTPVRLVGIHAFKDELDIEPWWEIPTIPSPLQRLEASLEKISFEDLVDDIRKAMDGIATLATSPDLHASIGELKQTLIAVKELARHVDAKVDPLTTSLDQTLVDVRAGIGDARQLMATDIKDALKSARTALDNANKTLASVENLADEGTQLRHEISAALIEVSAAARSVRVLADFIEQHPDAVLRGRVTRTGGN, from the coding sequence ATGAGCAAACCGGCAAATAAAACATTAATTGGGGCTTTTGTCGTGGGAGCTATAGCATTGATCGCATCGGCGATTGTGCTTTTCGGCTCCGGCAGGTTTTTCCGAGACATTTCTATTAACGTGGCTTTCTTTGAAGGCTCGGTCAAGGGGCTCAATGTGGGATCGCCGGTAACGTTCAGGGGGGTTCAGGTCGGCCAGGTGACCGAAATCATCGCCGGATTCGATCCGATTGGTCTCGAGGTGTATATACCGGTCATCTTTGAAATCGATGACAGAAAGTTCCTGTATCTCGGTGAGTCTGAGGCTGGATTTGAATCATATGATGAAGAAGCATTCGCTAAGGCGCTCATCGAAAGAGGTTTTAGAGCCCAGCTGCAATTGCAGAGTCTGGTCACCGGTCAACTGTCGATCAATCTCGACTTTTTACCGAACACACCCGTCCGATTGGTCGGCATCCACGCATTCAAAGACGAGTTAGACATCGAGCCCTGGTGGGAAATTCCGACGATACCGTCGCCGTTGCAACGACTCGAGGCATCACTTGAAAAAATTTCATTCGAGGATTTGGTGGATGATATCAGAAAAGCGATGGACGGTATTGCCACACTGGCCACTTCGCCCGACCTGCATGCCAGCATCGGTGAATTAAAACAAACGCTGATTGCGGTCAAAGAGCTGGCGCGCCATGTCGACGCCAAGGTAGACCCCTTGACCACTAGTCTTGATCAAACTCTGGTAGACGTCAGGGCTGGCATCGGCGATGCCCGCCAGCTGATGGCAACCGACATCAAAGACGCTTTAAAATCAGCAAGAACTGCCCTGGATAATGCCAATAAAACCTTAGCCAGCGTTGAAAACCTGGCAGATGAAGGCACTCAACTGCGCCACGAAATATCCGCAGCGTTGATAGAAGTTTCGGCGGCCGCTCGCTCTGTGCGTGTTTTGGCCGATTTCATCGAACAACACCCGGATGCGGTGCTTCGCGGAAGGGTTACCCGGACGGGAGGAAACTAA
- a CDS encoding ATP-binding cassette domain-containing protein, with product MMTNNEEHKEPHIIIDDLTMAYGSFVVQRDLNFTIYRGDVFIIMGGSGCGKSTLMRHMVGLKSPAKGKVLYDDISFWDTDPEQRGQIMKNLGILYQSGALWSSMTLAENITLPLGEYTDLSPKQMREIASLKLALVGLAGFEDYYPSEISGGMRKRAGLARAMALDPDILFFDEPSAGLDPISASLLDDLILELRDSLGATIIVVTHELASIFAIGNNSVYLDPNKKTMTAAGDPNKLLQETEDPELRRFLTRGEE from the coding sequence ATGATGACCAATAATGAAGAACATAAAGAACCCCACATCATCATCGATGATTTAACGATGGCTTACGGCAGCTTTGTGGTACAGCGGGATCTGAACTTTACCATTTATCGTGGTGATGTTTTTATCATTATGGGGGGCAGCGGCTGCGGCAAGAGCACCCTGATGCGCCATATGGTGGGGTTGAAATCTCCGGCCAAGGGCAAGGTTCTTTATGACGACATCAGTTTCTGGGATACCGATCCGGAGCAACGCGGGCAAATAATGAAAAATCTCGGTATTCTGTATCAGAGCGGTGCTCTGTGGAGCTCGATGACCCTGGCGGAAAACATTACCCTGCCGTTAGGTGAATATACGGATTTGAGCCCCAAACAGATGCGTGAAATTGCATCCCTCAAGCTGGCTCTGGTGGGCCTGGCCGGCTTTGAGGATTATTATCCTTCGGAAATCAGCGGCGGAATGCGCAAGCGCGCCGGGCTGGCGCGCGCCATGGCACTGGATCCGGACATCCTTTTTTTTGATGAGCCTTCAGCCGGATTGGACCCCATCAGTGCCAGCTTATTGGATGATTTGATTTTAGAGCTGCGGGATAGCCTGGGCGCCACCATTATCGTGGTAACCCATGAACTGGCCAGTATTTTTGCCATTGGGAACAACTCCGTGTACCTGGATCCGAATAAAAAAACCATGACTGCTGCCGGTGATCCCAACAAGCTGCTGCAAGAAACCGAGGACCCGGAGCTGCGCAGATTTTTGACACGAGGAGAAGAATAA
- a CDS encoding VacJ family lipoprotein: MKKLLAATVILAFFLIVAVFNTSYALERESGVILLAQQAEEKPADAGEASDEDDEYDDEYDDEYDDEVVEVNDPLIRLNQEFFIFNDAMYTAIIRPLAKGYNVVMPEEIRLSVKNFFVNLRFPIRFVNCLLQAKGTKALEEFATFFLNSTVGFAGIQTPASYYDNLPPSPEDLGQTLGVWGADEGFFIMYPILGPSSLRDSARFIDSFFLDPISWLDLDWKTRLAILAYEKFNEISFEIDDIDALKEAVLDPYVAVRDAYIAHRNKLIAE, translated from the coding sequence TTGAAGAAATTACTGGCTGCAACAGTAATCTTGGCATTCTTTCTAATCGTCGCTGTTTTTAATACTTCCTATGCTTTGGAGCGCGAGTCCGGGGTTATTCTTTTGGCCCAGCAGGCCGAGGAAAAACCGGCTGACGCAGGTGAAGCCTCTGACGAAGATGACGAATATGATGATGAATACGATGACGAGTATGACGATGAAGTGGTGGAGGTCAACGATCCGCTTATTCGCCTGAACCAAGAATTTTTCATTTTTAATGACGCCATGTACACGGCCATTATAAGGCCCCTGGCGAAAGGGTATAACGTAGTTATGCCGGAAGAAATTCGGCTGTCGGTAAAGAATTTCTTTGTTAATCTCCGGTTTCCCATTCGCTTCGTCAACTGTTTGCTGCAGGCCAAAGGCACCAAAGCCCTGGAGGAATTTGCCACCTTCTTTCTCAACTCCACCGTCGGTTTTGCAGGCATTCAGACGCCGGCTTCATACTACGATAATTTGCCGCCCAGCCCCGAGGATTTGGGCCAGACACTAGGCGTTTGGGGTGCTGACGAAGGGTTCTTTATCATGTATCCGATTCTAGGCCCCTCCAGTTTGCGCGACAGCGCCCGCTTTATCGATTCTTTTTTCCTGGATCCGATCAGCTGGCTGGATCTGGACTGGAAAACCCGTCTGGCCATTCTGGCCTATGAAAAATTCAATGAGATTTCTTTTGAGATCGACGATATCGATGCCCTGAAAGAGGCCGTTCTGGATCCCTATGTGGCTGTGCGGGATGCTTACATTGCGCATCGTAATAAATTGATCGCCGAATAG